A portion of the Ascochyta rabiei chromosome 13, complete sequence genome contains these proteins:
- a CDS encoding Protein S-acyltransferase encodes MPAIVEPDRVKCTYVDCNLLFANETDMKRHKKHSDGHDYCHKCDEDFESYEDLAQHKIFRPDTHNKACRVCGQEFKSESGLRRHIELVGEHVHADDDSTDYLQTHKIDQKLTCIGCNKSFYRACLFIEHLEFGYCEVISASQFQGHIVHKHLVTALLKDSSAYDRFKAKQAKYDAATGDFEEEGGVCLDDPLDRDEEIEDVNFAALQPEVSNAPLPQSAAGPFPPLRTHSQASSYDIFEVASTIGAMSVNGDNDTSAIVGHRSSAPHSAYGSSTYAASTSTGRQLKVWGGRNGKSASSTLFPNAKSTPATKEFSIAAHDEQMERDHGINIMRTRFWDPLSSDWNPERFYDSVINKYNCPFVCELTFETPADLNKHINGDHRLTRMKCPMCLKYFKSATALMAHCESRGAKCLINKSDNFTLFLDRMSGGFLGVKEKVRPDHLNNPTVLLTDPETGRVERYKPPVASYLQYMVTQPPDWKEPSRAGVQIGFAMQQGQW; translated from the exons ATGCCAGCGATAGTGGAGCCAGATAGAGTCAAGTGCACTTACGTCGATTGCAACTTGCTCTTTGCGAACGAGACAGATATGAAGAGGCACAAGAAGCACAGTGATGGGCACGACTACTGCCACAAGTGCGACGAAGATTTCGAGTCGTACGAAGACCTTGCGCAGCACAAGATCTTCCGGCCTGATACGCACAACAAGGCCTGCCGTGTCTGTGGTCAGGAATTCAAGTCCGAGTCTGGATTGAGACGCCATATTGAGCTCGTAGGCGAGCACGTGCATGCGGATGATGACAGCACTGACTATTTGCAGACGCACAAAATCGACCAAAAGCTGACCTGCATTGGCTGCAACAAGTCCTTCTATCGAGCTTGTCTTTTCATCGAGCACCTCGAGTTTGGCTACTGTGAAGTCATCTCCGCTTCGCAGTTCCAAGGCCACATTGTACACAAGCATCTAGTGACGGCGCTGCTGAAAGATAGCTCAGCCTACGATCGCTTCAAGGCGAAGCAAGCCAAGTACGATGCGGCCACAGGGGACTTCGAGGAGGAGGGAGGTGTATGTCTCGATGATCCCCTGGACAGAGACGAAGAGATCGAGGACGTCAACTTTGCTGCACTCCAGCCTGAAGTTTCTAACGCGCCTCTTCCGCAGTCTGCTGCTGGCCCGTTTCCTCCACTTCGCACACACTCTCAGGCTTCTAGCTACGATATTTTTGAGGTAGCCTCTACCATCGGTGCCATGTCTGTCAACGGCGACAATGATACAAGTGCCATCGTTGGACACCGCAGTTCTGCTCCGCACTCTGCGTACGGCAGTTCCACGTACGCTGCGTCTACATCGACTGGTCGCCAGCTCAAGGTTTGGGGCGGCCGCAATGGCAAATCAGCTAGTAGTACCTTGTTTCCCAATGCCAAATCTACGCCAGCTACCAAGGAGTTCTCTATCGCCGCGCATGACGAGCAGATGGAGCGCGACCACGGCATCAACATCATGAGAACGCGGTTCTGGGATCCACTCAGCAGCGACTGGAACCCTGAGCGCTTCTACGACTCGGTCATCAACAAGTACAACTGTCCATTTGTGTGCGAG CTCACATTCGAGACACCTGCCGATTTGAACAAGCATATTAATGGCGACCACCGCCTCACGCGCATGAAGTGTCCCATGTGCCTCAAGTACTTCAAATCGGCAACGGCACTCATGGCACACTGCGAGAGCCGTGGGGCCAAGTGCCTGATCAACAAGTCAGACAACTTCACCCTATTTCTCGACCGCATGTCCGGCGGTTTCCTCGGCGTCAAAGAGAAGGTCCGCCCCGATCATCTCAACAACCCCACGGTCCTGCTCACCGACCCGGAGACGGGCCGGGTGGAGCGCTACAAGCCGCCGGTGGCTTCGTACCTGCAGTACATGGTGACGCAGCCGCCGGACTGGAAGGAGCCGAGCCGGGCGGGCGTGCAGATAGGGTTTGCGATGCAGCAGGGCCAgtggtag
- a CDS encoding Protein S-acyltransferase: MAANDYYNTSYPPTGPTTGHATAASPHDRTDAPLPPLPGKQPPQHVVSPVVSPFEDHSYPPYPLHANTSTHSSGALGGHPDTSYHGHPDTSYQGHPDTSYHGPPQYGHNTFASPYDTPPAHPGQRDPFADQNAIPLQTKMSGSLTHYHADPEGMYPAPEKKRRRPKKKEGWFSGRITWVVYTLTVVQIGVFVGELIKNGILTGSPIQTKPNFNIMIGPSPYVLINMGARFTPCMHNIKQVIEADVQSWPCPNTTSLDPGSLTCSLNELCGLGGIPDQSAVQDFNDRSHQPDQWYRFIVPMFLHAGIIHIGFNMLLQLTLGRDMEKEIGPLRFALVYFSAGIFGFVLGGNYAADGITSVGASGSLFGILALTLLDLFYNWSSRRSPIKDLLFLLLDIAIAFVLGLLPGLDNFSHIGGFLMGIVLGICLLHSPQSLRQRTGSDEPPYTTVANPVSDPQDAPAAPMASTNPVVGLTKFAKQPVSFFKGRKPLWWAWWILRAGGLVAAFVGFILLLRNFYEWRNTCSWCKHLSCLPIKTNGVDWCDMGGLNLTTTTTTNQNSRRALFGAAVDLGGLAMDSLVSY, translated from the exons ATGGCGGCCAATGACTACTACAACACGTCCTACCCGCCCACGGGCCCCACGACCGGCCAtgccaccgccgccagcCCCCACGACCGAACAGACGCGCCGCTCCCGCCGCTGCCAGGCAAGCAGCCGCCGCAGCACGTCGTGTCGCCCGTCGTCTCGCCCTTTGAGGACCACAGCTACCCGCCCTACCCTCTCCATGCCAACACATCCACACACTCGTCGGGCGCCTTGGGCGGCCACCCAGACACTTCCTACCACGGCCACCCAGACACTTCCTACCAGGGCCACCCAGACACGTCCTACCACGGCCCGCCCCAGTACGGCCACAACACCTTCGCCAGCCCCTACGACACACCGCCCGCGCATCCAGGCCAGCGCGACCCCTTTGCCGACCAGAATGCCATTCCGCTGCAGACCAAGATGAGCGGGAGCCTCACACACTACCACGCCGACCCCGAGGGCATGTACCCGGCCCCCGAGAAGAAGCGGCGGCGgcccaagaagaaggagggcTGGTTCAGCGGGCGCATCACGTGGGTCGTGTACACCCTGACCGTTGTGCAGATTGGCGTCTTCGTCGGCGAGCTGATCAAGAACGGCATCCTGACGGGCTCGCCCATCCAGACCAAGCCCAACTTCAACATCATGATCGGGCCCTCGCCCTACGTCCTCATCAACATGGGCGCCCGCTTCACCCCTTGCATGCACAACATCAAGCAGGTCATCGAGGCCGACGTCCAGTCCTGGCCCTGTCCCAACACCACCTCGCTCGACCCCGGCAGCCTGACGTGCTCGCTCAACGAACTCTGTGGCCTCGGCGGCATCCCCGACCAGTCCGCCGTCCAAGACTTCAATGACCGCTCCCACCAGCCCGACCAGTGGTACCGCTTCATCGTGCCCATGTTCCTGCACGCAGGTATCATCCACATTGGCTTCAACATGCTCCTCCAGCTGACCCTGGGCCGCGACATGGAGAAGGAGATTGGGCCCCTGCGCTTCGCCCTCGTCTACTTCAGCGCTGGCATCTTCGGTTTCGTGCTCGGTGGAAACTACGCCGCCGACGGCATCACCAGCGTGGGCGCATCAGGCTCGCTCTTCGGCATCCTAGCCCTGACACTGCTCGACCTCTTCTACAACTGGAGTTCGCGCCGCTCACCCATCAAGGATctgctcttcctcctcctcgacATCGCCATCGCCTTCGTCCTCGGCCTGCTCCCGGGCCTCGACAACTTCTCCCACATCGGCGGCTTCCTGATGGGCATCGTCCTCGGCATCTGCCTGCTCCACTCCCCGCAGTCCCTGCGCCAACGCACCGGCTCCGACGAGCCCCCCTACACGACCGTCGCCAACCCCGTCTCAGACCCGCAAGACGCCCCCGCCGCGCCCATGGCCTCGACCAACCCCGTCGTCGGCCTCACCAAATTCGCAAAACAGCCCGTCTCCTTCTTCAAAGGCCGCAAGCCGCTGTGGTGGGCATGGTGGATCCTGCGCGCCGGCGGGCTCGTCGCCGCCTTTGTCGGCTTCATCCTGCTCCTCCGCAACTTCTACGAGTGGCGCAACACCTGCTCCTGGTGCAAGCACCTGTCGTGTTTG CCCATCAAAACAAACGGCGTGGACTGGTGCGACATGGGCGGTCTGAATCtcactaccaccaccactacaAATCAGAACTCTCGACGCGCCCTCTTTGGCGCTGCCGTTGATTTGGGCGGGCTGGCTATGGACAGTCTTGTCTCTTATTAG